In Microbacterium laevaniformans, a single window of DNA contains:
- the serS gene encoding serine--tRNA ligase, whose translation MIDLALLRDNPDLVKRSQEARGESADTVDAAIEADRARRAAITAFEELRAAQNAHGKSVASAPKEDKPALVAQAKELSDRVKAAQQAVTAAEEAADAALARIENIVIDGVPAGGEENFVTVRTHGEPASFDFEPLDHLALGEKLGAIDMERGTKVSGSRFYFLTGIGARLEYALMSLALQRAVDAGFIPMIPPTLVRPEVMRGTGFLGQHADEVYKLEADDLYLVGTSEVPLAGYHMGEILDLTAGAKRYAGWSTCYRREAGSYGKDTRGIIRVHQFNKLEMFVYTTPDDAEAEHLRLVALQEQMLQDLGLSYRVIDVAAGDLGSSAARKYDVEAWVPTQGSYRELTSTSNCTTYQARRLDVRYRPSVEGVASKTAPVATLNGTLATTRWIVALLETHQRADGSVVIPEVLRPYLGGLEVAEPIA comes from the coding sequence GTGATCGATCTCGCCCTTCTCCGCGACAATCCGGACCTCGTCAAGCGCTCGCAGGAGGCGCGCGGCGAGTCGGCCGACACCGTCGACGCCGCGATCGAAGCCGACCGCGCCCGGCGCGCGGCGATCACGGCGTTCGAAGAGCTGCGCGCCGCGCAGAACGCCCACGGCAAGTCCGTGGCCTCGGCGCCGAAGGAGGACAAGCCCGCGCTCGTCGCGCAGGCCAAGGAGCTGAGCGACCGTGTGAAGGCGGCGCAGCAGGCCGTCACCGCGGCCGAAGAGGCCGCCGACGCGGCCCTCGCCCGCATCGAGAACATCGTCATCGACGGGGTTCCCGCCGGCGGCGAGGAGAACTTCGTCACCGTCCGTACGCACGGCGAACCGGCATCCTTCGACTTCGAGCCCCTCGACCACCTCGCCCTCGGTGAGAAGCTCGGCGCGATCGACATGGAGCGCGGCACCAAGGTCTCCGGCAGCCGCTTCTACTTCCTCACCGGCATCGGCGCCCGCCTCGAGTACGCCCTCATGTCCCTCGCGCTCCAGCGCGCGGTGGATGCCGGGTTCATCCCCATGATCCCGCCGACGCTCGTGCGCCCCGAGGTCATGCGCGGCACCGGCTTCCTCGGACAGCACGCCGACGAGGTCTACAAGCTCGAGGCCGACGACCTCTACCTCGTCGGCACGAGCGAGGTCCCCCTTGCGGGCTACCACATGGGCGAGATCCTCGACCTGACCGCCGGTGCGAAGCGCTACGCCGGCTGGTCCACCTGCTACCGGCGCGAAGCCGGGTCGTACGGCAAGGACACCCGCGGCATCATCCGGGTGCACCAGTTCAACAAGCTCGAGATGTTCGTCTACACGACTCCCGACGACGCCGAGGCCGAGCACCTGCGCCTCGTCGCTCTGCAGGAGCAGATGCTGCAGGACCTCGGTCTCAGCTACCGCGTGATCGACGTGGCTGCGGGGGACCTCGGCTCCAGCGCCGCGCGCAAGTACGACGTCGAAGCCTGGGTGCCCACGCAGGGCTCGTACCGGGAGCTCACCTCCACCAGCAACTGCACGACCTACCAGGCGCGACGCCTCGACGTGCGCTACCGGCCGAGCGTCGAGGGCGTGGCGAGCAAGACCGCTCCGGTCGCGACGCTGAACGGCACCCTCGCGACCACCCGATGGATCGTGGCGCTGCTGGAGACCCACCAGCGCGCCGACGGGTCGGTGGTGATCCCCGAGGTGCTGCGGCCCTACCTCGGCGGCCTCGAGGTGGCGGAGCCGATCGCATGA
- a CDS encoding HAD family hydrolase produces the protein MSGPRAEDRLPPTGAIEVVDAPKAAHLVDDLATDAENPAVATERLLIALDVDGTVLLEDETLSPGVVEAVAHAHRAGHEVMLATGRSWEGTRGIQHVLELAPEYAVCSNGAVIMKRVGGDFAEEGRYERFHVETFDPSEVVDLLRAHLPHAKYMVELADGERLYTERLDDWNLAHARRVDFAELVAQPVCRVVVVAPDETDEDFLALVERIGLTEVSYAVGWSAWLDIAPQGVDKSTALERVRTWLGVESERVLVMGDGRNDLGMFRWALDHGGRAIAMGQGPDEVRREAGEVTASVHAGGVADILREL, from the coding sequence ATGAGCGGCCCGCGCGCCGAAGACCGTCTGCCGCCCACGGGTGCGATCGAGGTCGTCGACGCGCCGAAGGCCGCGCACCTCGTCGACGATCTGGCGACGGATGCCGAGAACCCCGCCGTCGCGACGGAGCGCCTGCTCATCGCGCTCGACGTCGACGGCACGGTGCTGCTGGAGGACGAGACCCTCAGTCCGGGTGTCGTGGAGGCCGTCGCGCACGCCCATCGCGCCGGACACGAGGTGATGCTCGCCACGGGCCGCAGCTGGGAGGGCACCCGCGGCATCCAGCACGTGCTCGAGCTCGCCCCGGAGTACGCGGTCTGCTCCAACGGCGCCGTCATCATGAAGCGCGTCGGGGGCGACTTCGCGGAAGAAGGCCGCTACGAGCGCTTCCACGTCGAGACGTTCGACCCCTCGGAGGTCGTCGACCTCTTGCGCGCGCACCTGCCGCACGCGAAGTACATGGTGGAACTCGCCGACGGCGAGCGACTCTACACCGAGCGGCTCGACGATTGGAACCTGGCGCACGCGCGCCGAGTCGACTTCGCCGAGCTCGTCGCGCAGCCCGTCTGCCGCGTCGTCGTGGTCGCGCCCGACGAGACCGACGAGGACTTCCTGGCCCTCGTCGAACGCATCGGCCTCACCGAGGTCTCGTATGCCGTGGGCTGGTCGGCGTGGCTCGACATCGCGCCGCAGGGCGTCGACAAGTCGACCGCCCTGGAGCGCGTGCGAACCTGGCTCGGCGTGGAGAGCGAGCGCGTGCTGGTGATGGGCGACGGTCGCAACGACCTCGGCATGTTCCGCTGGGCCCTCGATCACGGCGGCCGTGCCATCGCGATGGGACAGGGGCCCGACGAGGTGCGCCGTGAAGCGGGAGAGGTCACGGCTTCGGTGCACGCCGGCGGCGTCGCCGACATCCTGCGCGAACTCTGA
- a CDS encoding LCP family protein, which translates to MSPRPERPRRQPVARHGILKSPHPLSQVLAILAAIVAVAVVSTTAVGAFYVWDAARAVQAAGVSIGGDDVQLPPTLGEIEGGANILVVGTDSCEGPNAALSGACQAGDTDGERNDVTMLVHISDQPRRVTVVSFPRDMIVPIPSCTGPDGTQYSAMSGQMLNASYMYGGLTCTVATIEKLTGVDIQFAAATRWTGVIAMSDAIGGVDVCVADDISDSHTGLNLTKGEHTLKGVEALQFLRIRHGIGDGSDLGRISNQQQFLSSLVRKLQSEGVLGNPATLFNLANTAISQVTADPPQVVLSKSLANPQSMVQIAMAVRSVPYQDIVFVQYPTVYATGGSRVDPVTSAAKVLFDALANNQPIQLTGSTSDGYGTEVVGEATPSPADPGATPSPAATGDAGATAAAPTPTQEAVQLPSSITGQTAAQVTCTVAQR; encoded by the coding sequence GTGAGTCCACGCCCCGAGCGCCCTCGTCGGCAGCCCGTCGCCCGCCACGGCATCCTGAAGTCTCCGCACCCGCTTTCGCAGGTGCTCGCGATCCTCGCGGCGATCGTCGCGGTCGCCGTGGTGAGCACGACGGCCGTGGGCGCGTTCTATGTGTGGGATGCCGCGCGTGCCGTACAAGCCGCCGGTGTCTCGATCGGTGGCGATGACGTTCAGCTGCCGCCCACGCTCGGCGAGATCGAGGGCGGCGCCAACATCCTCGTCGTCGGCACCGACTCGTGCGAGGGGCCCAACGCCGCCCTCTCCGGTGCTTGCCAGGCCGGCGACACCGACGGCGAACGCAACGACGTCACGATGCTCGTGCACATCTCCGATCAGCCGCGTCGCGTCACGGTCGTTTCCTTTCCGCGCGACATGATCGTGCCGATCCCTTCGTGCACCGGCCCGGACGGCACGCAGTACTCGGCGATGAGCGGCCAGATGCTCAACGCCTCGTACATGTACGGCGGCCTCACCTGCACCGTGGCGACCATCGAGAAGCTGACCGGCGTCGACATCCAGTTCGCCGCTGCGACGCGATGGACGGGTGTCATCGCGATGTCCGACGCCATCGGTGGCGTCGACGTCTGTGTCGCCGACGACATCAGCGACAGCCACACCGGGCTCAACCTGACCAAGGGCGAGCACACGCTGAAGGGCGTCGAGGCGCTGCAGTTCCTGCGCATCCGTCACGGCATCGGCGACGGCTCGGACCTCGGACGCATCTCGAACCAGCAGCAGTTCCTGAGCTCTCTGGTGCGCAAGCTGCAGTCCGAGGGTGTGCTGGGCAACCCGGCGACCCTCTTCAACCTCGCCAACACCGCGATCTCGCAGGTGACCGCCGATCCACCGCAGGTGGTGCTCAGCAAGTCGTTGGCGAACCCGCAGAGCATGGTGCAGATCGCGATGGCGGTGCGCAGCGTGCCGTACCAGGACATCGTCTTCGTGCAGTACCCCACGGTGTATGCGACCGGCGGCTCCCGTGTCGACCCCGTCACCTCGGCGGCCAAGGTGCTTTTCGACGCGCTCGCCAACAACCAGCCGATCCAGCTGACCGGGTCGACGAGCGACGGCTACGGCACCGAGGTCGTCGGTGAGGCGACGCCGTCGCCCGCCGACCCTGGCGCCACGCCCAGCCCGGCCGCCACCGGCGACGCCGGCGCGACGGCTGCGGCACCGACGCCCACGCAGGAGGCCGTGCAGCTGCCGTCGTCGATCACCGGGCAGACCGCGGCCCAGGTGACCTGCACCGTCGCCCAGCGCTGA
- a CDS encoding IS3 family transposase (programmed frameshift), translated as MARKNYTDEFRQRAVDLYESTPGATLKAIAADLGISRGALKEWVDKLGSGTAAAGSVSPPVSVRSESQAARIIRLEAELAVSRAEQVKLETERDILRQAAKYFAGGDELVNRFQFVEDHKDAYGVKRLCEVIEIARSSFYAWLAAAPGRAARAADDARLAARIRVLQDPAQGGDRAYGAPRITADLNDGVPAAGRVNHKRVARVMREHALAGIRLRRRVKTTIPDQSGRKFPDLVGRDFSTGEPNRRYVGDITYLPIADGSNLYLATCIDLGSRKLAGWQVADHMRTELVEGALRGAHRDRGSLAGAVFHSDHGSVYASKAYAALCEQLKVTQSMGAVGTSADNSLAESFNAALKRELLQGASAFPDQATAYRAVFRWTNRYNTRRRHSAIGQITPNSYENTYAAARSATLTEAA; from the exons ATGGCAAGGAAGAACTACACGGACGAGTTCCGGCAGCGTGCGGTGGATTTGTACGAGTCCACGCCGGGCGCGACGCTGAAAGCGATCGCGGCCGATTTGGGGATCTCCCGTGGTGCGTTGAAGGAATGGGTCGACAAGCTCGGATCCGGGACCGCTGCGGCCGGTTCGGTGTCGCCGCCGGTGTCGGTGCGGTCGGAGTCGCAGGCGGCGAGGATCATCCGGTTGGAAGCCGAGTTAGCGGTCTCGAGAGCGGAGCAGGTCAAGCTCGAGACGGAGCGGGACATCCTCCGTCAGGCGGCGAAGTATTTCGCTG GCGGAGACGAACTGGTGAACCGCTTCCAGTTCGTCGAGGACCACAAGGACGCCTACGGCGTGAAGCGGTTGTGTGAGGTCATCGAGATCGCCCGGTCCTCGTTCTACGCGTGGCTGGCCGCAGCCCCGGGACGGGCCGCGCGAGCCGCGGACGACGCCCGGTTGGCGGCACGGATCCGGGTGCTGCAGGACCCCGCGCAGGGTGGTGACCGCGCCTACGGGGCACCGAGGATCACTGCCGACCTCAACGACGGCGTCCCCGCCGCCGGGCGGGTGAATCATAAGCGGGTCGCTCGGGTGATGCGGGAACACGCGCTCGCGGGGATCCGACTGCGCCGCCGGGTGAAGACCACGATCCCGGACCAGTCCGGACGGAAGTTCCCCGACCTGGTCGGGCGGGACTTCAGCACCGGGGAGCCGAACCGCAGGTATGTCGGCGATATCACCTACCTCCCCATCGCGGACGGCAGCAACCTGTATCTGGCGACCTGCATCGACCTCGGGTCGCGCAAGCTCGCCGGCTGGCAGGTCGCCGACCACATGCGCACCGAACTCGTCGAAGGCGCTCTCCGCGGCGCGCACCGCGACCGCGGATCGCTGGCCGGCGCAGTGTTCCACAGCGACCACGGCTCGGTCTACGCGTCGAAAGCCTACGCAGCACTCTGCGAGCAGCTCAAGGTGACCCAGTCCATGGGCGCGGTGGGCACGAGCGCCGACAACTCGCTGGCCGAGAGCTTCAACGCCGCGCTCAAACGCGAGCTCCTCCAAGGCGCGTCGGCGTTCCCCGATCAAGCCACCGCCTACCGGGCCGTGTTCCGGTGGACGAACCGATACAACACGCGCCGACGCCACTCCGCGATCGGCCAGATCACCCCGAACAGCTACGAGAACACCTACGCGGCCGCGAGATCAGCTACCCTCACGGAAGCGGCATAA